A DNA window from Mesorhizobium sp. C432A contains the following coding sequences:
- a CDS encoding carbon-nitrogen hydrolase family protein: protein MGIFKAAAIQMRSGESPERNAVDLERLVREAAGLGATYIQTPEMTGALIRDKEARAASFTSEDKDIVVAAARKLASELGVFLHIGSTAILRTDGKLANRALLFGPDGATLATYDKIHMFDVDLDNGESWRESAAYEPGTEAVVTEIDGARLGFAVCYDLRFPQLFRAEAMAGADLLSVPAAFTRQTGEAHWHVLLRARAIENGAYVVAAAQGGLHEDGRETYGHSLIVDPWGRIIAEAVHAEPGVIIGEIDTAQSSAARKKIPNLRNARDFAVNAGTAEVPRLRGAAS, encoded by the coding sequence ATGGGTATTTTCAAGGCGGCGGCGATCCAGATGCGTTCGGGCGAGAGCCCCGAGCGCAACGCGGTCGATCTCGAACGGCTGGTGCGCGAAGCGGCAGGCCTCGGTGCAACCTACATCCAGACCCCGGAAATGACCGGTGCGCTGATCCGCGACAAGGAAGCCAGGGCTGCTTCCTTCACCTCGGAAGACAAGGACATCGTCGTGGCGGCCGCGCGCAAGCTCGCCAGCGAACTCGGCGTCTTCCTGCACATCGGCTCGACCGCCATCCTGCGCACCGACGGCAAGCTCGCCAACCGGGCGCTGCTGTTTGGGCCGGACGGCGCCACCCTTGCCACCTACGACAAGATCCACATGTTCGACGTCGACCTCGACAATGGCGAGAGCTGGCGCGAATCCGCCGCCTATGAGCCGGGCACCGAGGCCGTCGTCACCGAGATCGACGGCGCTAGGCTCGGCTTTGCAGTCTGCTACGATCTACGCTTTCCACAGCTGTTCCGCGCCGAGGCGATGGCCGGCGCCGACCTCTTGTCGGTGCCTGCCGCCTTCACCCGCCAGACCGGCGAGGCGCACTGGCATGTGCTGCTGCGAGCCCGTGCCATCGAGAACGGCGCCTATGTGGTTGCTGCAGCACAAGGTGGCCTGCATGAGGATGGCCGCGAAACCTATGGCCATTCGCTGATCGTCGACCCGTGGGGTCGCATCATCGCCGAGGCCGTCCATGCCGAGCCGGGCGTGATTATCGGCGAGATCGATACCGCACAGTCGTCGGCCGCGCGCAAAAAAATCCCCAACCTTAGGAATGCGCGCGATTTTGCCGTCAATGCCGGCACGGCTGAAGTGCCGCGGCTCAGGGGCGCGGCTTCGTGA
- a CDS encoding DUF1178 family protein — protein sequence MIRFALICEHEHEFEGWFRSNDDFDTQKKRGFVDCPSCGSHKVQKALMAPAVSTARKQETIALAMGETQKQALAQLKAMAEKVRENADYVGDKFAEEARKIHFGESDARGIYGEATLDEAKSLAEDGIDFMPIPSFPEERN from the coding sequence GTGATCCGCTTTGCCCTGATCTGCGAGCACGAGCACGAATTCGAGGGCTGGTTTCGCAGCAATGACGATTTCGACACGCAGAAGAAGCGCGGCTTCGTCGATTGCCCGAGCTGCGGCTCGCACAAGGTGCAAAAGGCGCTGATGGCGCCAGCCGTCTCCACCGCGCGGAAGCAGGAAACAATTGCGCTGGCCATGGGCGAAACCCAGAAGCAGGCTTTGGCGCAACTGAAGGCGATGGCCGAGAAGGTGCGCGAGAATGCCGACTATGTCGGCGACAAGTTTGCCGAAGAAGCGCGCAAGATCCATTTCGGCGAGAGCGATGCGCGCGGCATCTATGGCGAGGCGACGTTGGACGAAGCCAAGAGCTTGGCCGAGGATGGCATCGATTTCATGCCGATCCCGAGTTTTCCCGAGGAGCGCAATTGA
- a CDS encoding MarR family transcriptional regulator: protein MDRAAKAVEQWKRERPDLEVSPMLVLGRLNEASSLIARERLAPLFARFGLQAGEFDVLATLRRSGQPYALTPTALYEATMVTSGAMTNRLDRLEKAGLILRGPHPNDRRGIVVQLTEKGLALIDEALTAHVANEHEILAGLTGTERGALAQLLGKLIDSAS, encoded by the coding sequence ATGGATCGCGCGGCAAAGGCGGTGGAGCAATGGAAGCGGGAACGGCCGGACCTGGAGGTGTCGCCAATGCTGGTGCTTGGGCGGCTGAACGAAGCCTCGTCGCTAATCGCCCGCGAGCGCCTCGCCCCGCTGTTTGCCCGTTTCGGACTGCAGGCCGGCGAATTCGATGTGCTGGCGACGCTGCGCCGCTCCGGCCAGCCCTACGCGCTGACACCGACCGCTCTATATGAGGCGACGATGGTGACCTCTGGGGCCATGACCAACCGGCTCGACCGGCTTGAGAAGGCCGGACTGATCCTGCGCGGCCCGCACCCCAACGACCGGCGTGGCATTGTCGTGCAACTGACCGAAAAAGGTCTGGCCTTGATCGACGAAGCCCTGACCGCCCACGTCGCCAACGAGCATGAAATCCTCGCCGGGCTCACCGGCACGGAGCGGGGGGCACTGGCTCAGTTGCTTGGCAAATTGATCGATAGCGCCAGCTGA
- a CDS encoding DMT family transporter — protein sequence MKFLWESALGLLVVTGGLLGLTLPFGKLATAAGVPAMVWAFVISFGAGGVLLCALLANGERMRLTSHRLRYFFITAAVSYAVPNLLMFSAIPHLGAGYTGIMFTLSPVITLVFSILLGVRRPNTLGSIGIAVGFIGAVMVAVTRGEAGQPADFFWVLAGLLIPVSLAAGNIYRTVDWPEGTGPIELAVGSHLASATLLLIGILALFGLSAFAPLGAVPLVVVAQVASASAMFAFFFRLQAVGGPVYLSQIGYVAAAVGLFAGTIFLGEHYQLLTWAGAVIITIGVIITTKAQSQKA from the coding sequence ATGAAATTTCTCTGGGAATCGGCGCTTGGCCTGCTGGTCGTCACCGGCGGCCTGCTCGGCCTGACCCTGCCGTTCGGCAAGCTGGCGACGGCTGCCGGCGTTCCGGCCATGGTCTGGGCCTTCGTCATCTCGTTCGGCGCCGGGGGCGTGCTGCTGTGCGCGTTGCTCGCGAACGGCGAGCGCATGCGGCTCACCTCGCACAGACTGCGCTATTTCTTCATCACCGCCGCCGTGTCCTACGCCGTGCCCAATCTGCTGATGTTTTCGGCTATCCCGCATCTCGGCGCCGGCTATACCGGCATCATGTTCACGCTGTCGCCGGTCATCACACTGGTGTTTTCGATCCTGCTCGGCGTTCGACGGCCAAATACGCTCGGCAGTATCGGTATCGCCGTCGGCTTCATCGGCGCCGTCATGGTGGCGGTGACGCGCGGCGAGGCCGGCCAGCCGGCCGATTTCTTCTGGGTACTGGCCGGACTTTTGATCCCGGTCAGCCTTGCCGCCGGCAATATCTATCGCACCGTCGACTGGCCCGAAGGCACCGGTCCGATCGAACTGGCCGTCGGCAGCCACCTGGCCTCGGCGACGCTGCTGCTGATCGGCATTCTCGCGCTGTTCGGCCTCAGTGCCTTCGCCCCGCTTGGCGCCGTGCCGCTGGTTGTCGTGGCGCAGGTCGCTTCGGCCTCGGCGATGTTTGCCTTCTTCTTCCGGCTGCAGGCCGTGGGCGGTCCGGTCTATCTCAGCCAGATCGGCTATGTGGCGGCGGCCGTCGGCCTGTTTGCCGGAACCATCTTCCTCGGCGAGCACTACCAGTTGCTGACCTGGGCCGGCGCGGTGATCATCACCATCGGCGTGATCATCACCACCAAGGCGCAGAGCCAGAAGGCATAG
- the ubiG gene encoding bifunctional 2-polyprenyl-6-hydroxyphenol methylase/3-demethylubiquinol 3-O-methyltransferase UbiG has product MPEARRSTIDAGEVERFSALAAEWWNPNGKFRPLHKFNPVRLAYIRDQVAARFGRDPRAARPFEGLRFLDIGCGGGLLCEPMARLGAEVVGADASATNIEVAKLHAAEGGVKVDYRATTAEDLADSGEKFDVVLNMEVVEHVADVDLFIGKCGEMVKPGGIMFVATINRTLKALGLAIIGAEYVLRWLPRGTHQFGKLVRPEELEKALGSAAMTIIDRTGVTYNPLADRWARSKDMDVNYMVLAEKRSV; this is encoded by the coding sequence ATGCCAGAGGCCCGACGATCGACAATCGATGCCGGAGAAGTGGAACGCTTTTCCGCGCTTGCCGCCGAATGGTGGAACCCGAACGGCAAATTCCGTCCGCTGCACAAATTCAACCCGGTCCGGCTGGCCTATATCCGGGACCAGGTGGCGGCGCGCTTCGGCCGCGATCCGCGGGCGGCGCGGCCGTTCGAAGGCCTGCGTTTCCTCGATATCGGCTGCGGCGGTGGATTGTTGTGCGAGCCGATGGCAAGGCTTGGCGCCGAAGTGGTCGGCGCCGACGCCTCGGCAACCAACATCGAGGTGGCGAAGCTGCACGCGGCCGAAGGCGGCGTGAAGGTGGATTATCGCGCTACGACCGCTGAGGATTTGGCCGATTCCGGCGAGAAATTCGACGTCGTCCTCAACATGGAAGTCGTCGAGCATGTTGCCGATGTCGACCTGTTCATCGGCAAGTGCGGCGAGATGGTCAAGCCCGGCGGCATCATGTTCGTCGCCACCATCAACCGCACGCTGAAGGCACTGGGCCTGGCCATCATCGGCGCCGAATATGTGCTGCGCTGGCTGCCGCGCGGCACCCACCAGTTCGGCAAGCTGGTGCGGCCCGAAGAGCTTGAAAAGGCGCTCGGCAGCGCCGCCATGACCATCATCGACCGCACCGGCGTGACCTACAATCCTCTCGCCGACCGCTGGGCACGCTCCAAGGACATGGACGTCAACTATATGGTGCTGGCGGAAAAACGATCGGTCTGA
- a CDS encoding antibiotic biosynthesis monooxygenase, with translation MTEALEIVTFRLKPGAEAGFAAANNQVADWLARQPGFVNRCLARRDDGGWVDVVRWRSREQALAAAGRIMAEIGDCEAMRAIDPASVAMEHAAIVISRP, from the coding sequence ATGACCGAGGCCCTGGAAATCGTCACCTTTCGCCTCAAACCTGGAGCGGAAGCGGGCTTTGCCGCCGCCAACAACCAGGTCGCCGACTGGCTGGCGCGGCAACCTGGTTTCGTAAACCGCTGCCTGGCGCGGCGGGACGATGGCGGATGGGTCGATGTGGTGCGCTGGCGAAGTCGCGAGCAGGCTCTCGCCGCCGCAGGCCGGATCATGGCCGAGATCGGCGATTGCGAAGCGATGCGGGCCATCGATCCCGCAAGTGTTGCGATGGAACATGCGGCGATTGTGATCTCGAGGCCATAG
- a CDS encoding CHASE3 domain-containing protein: MIVRLRRAMRWQSLPLFIGFAVLALIVGTRAVLVETQRANREAAREAVEYQELLSGLLAMAQEAETSQRGYLLTGEKSYLQPYRQAVDAIPGQLARIHGMTAPDDELVQQINHVKDALSQNQAELAETIALYDRGDAAKALELVRSGQGKAAMDQIRASMDTIRRIGGAAIAARDAHTDRVENWLRIGSIAALLAIFLLGAYTVRLSRRRFRAVAIAQEELMRKNIELGNEIQTREKAESQIRQMQKMEAVGQLTGGIAHDFNNMLAVIISAMNLAQRKLTRGEHDIMKFIEAATDAATRAANLTSRLLAFSRQQPLAPQVVDANRLVAGMSDLLRRALGETIRIETVLAGGLWKTHADPSQLENAILNLAVNARDAMGEDGKMTIETANSHLDEGYAATHAEVKAGQYVMIAVSDTGAGMPADVMERAFEPFFTTKPVDKGTGLGLSQVFGFVKQSGGHVKIYSEPGQGTTIRIYLPRFFGPEEAAISSERAGNPAVPVTETILVVEDDPRVRASTTDAMRELGYTVIHAASGQEALEKLGDNPGVALMFTDIVMPVMNGRKLAEEALARMPKLKVIFTTGFTRNAVVHNGVLDHDVHFLAKPFTIEQLAAKLRDVLDAR; this comes from the coding sequence ATGATTGTTCGCCTTCGACGCGCCATGCGGTGGCAATCGCTGCCGCTGTTCATCGGCTTCGCCGTGCTGGCGTTGATCGTCGGCACACGCGCCGTGCTGGTCGAGACCCAGAGAGCCAATCGTGAGGCCGCGCGCGAGGCGGTCGAGTATCAGGAATTGCTTTCCGGTTTGCTTGCGATGGCTCAGGAGGCCGAGACCAGCCAGCGCGGCTATCTCCTGACCGGCGAGAAATCCTACCTCCAGCCTTATCGGCAGGCGGTCGACGCCATTCCGGGCCAGCTTGCCCGCATCCACGGCATGACCGCGCCGGACGACGAACTCGTGCAGCAGATCAACCACGTCAAGGACGCGCTTTCACAAAACCAGGCCGAATTGGCTGAGACGATTGCACTCTACGATCGCGGCGATGCGGCAAAAGCTCTGGAACTGGTCCGCAGCGGCCAGGGCAAGGCCGCCATGGACCAGATCCGGGCCAGCATGGACACGATCCGGCGCATTGGCGGCGCAGCCATCGCCGCGCGCGACGCTCATACCGACCGGGTCGAAAACTGGCTGCGAATCGGCTCGATAGCGGCGCTGCTGGCGATCTTCCTGCTTGGCGCCTACACGGTTCGCCTTTCGCGCCGCCGGTTCCGCGCAGTGGCGATCGCCCAGGAAGAGCTGATGCGCAAGAACATCGAGCTCGGCAACGAAATCCAGACGCGTGAAAAGGCCGAATCGCAGATCCGCCAGATGCAGAAGATGGAGGCTGTGGGCCAGCTGACCGGCGGTATCGCCCACGATTTCAACAACATGCTGGCGGTGATCATCAGCGCCATGAACCTCGCCCAGCGCAAGCTGACGCGGGGCGAGCACGACATCATGAAATTCATCGAAGCGGCGACCGATGCGGCGACCCGGGCCGCAAACTTGACGTCACGGCTGCTTGCCTTCTCGCGCCAGCAGCCGCTCGCGCCTCAGGTTGTAGACGCCAATCGTCTGGTCGCCGGCATGTCGGACCTGCTTCGGCGGGCGCTCGGCGAAACCATCCGCATCGAAACCGTGCTGGCTGGCGGCCTGTGGAAGACCCATGCCGATCCGAGCCAGCTCGAAAATGCCATTCTCAACCTGGCGGTCAATGCGCGCGACGCCATGGGCGAGGACGGCAAGATGACCATCGAGACCGCCAACAGCCACCTCGACGAGGGCTACGCCGCCACCCATGCCGAGGTCAAAGCCGGCCAGTATGTGATGATCGCGGTCAGCGACACCGGCGCCGGCATGCCGGCGGACGTCATGGAGCGGGCTTTCGAGCCGTTTTTCACCACCAAGCCGGTCGACAAGGGCACCGGCCTCGGGCTGAGCCAAGTGTTCGGCTTCGTCAAACAGTCCGGCGGACACGTCAAGATTTACTCGGAACCCGGCCAAGGCACCACGATCAGGATCTACCTGCCGCGCTTCTTCGGCCCGGAAGAGGCCGCCATATCTTCGGAACGAGCCGGAAATCCTGCCGTGCCGGTCACCGAAACCATCCTTGTCGTGGAGGACGATCCACGCGTGCGGGCTTCCACCACGGATGCCATGCGCGAACTCGGCTACACCGTCATTCATGCCGCAAGCGGCCAGGAAGCGCTGGAAAAGCTGGGCGACAACCCTGGTGTGGCGCTCATGTTCACCGATATCGTCATGCCGGTGATGAATGGCCGCAAGCTCGCCGAAGAGGCGCTGGCGCGCATGCCGAAGCTGAAGGTGATCTTCACCACCGGCTTCACCAGGAACGCCGTCGTCCACAATGGCGTGCTCGACCATGACGTGCATTTCCTGGCCAAGCCCTTCACCATCGAGCAGCTGGCGGCGAAATTGCGAGACGTGCTGGACGCAAGATGA
- a CDS encoding aspartate kinase — MARIVMKFGGTSVADIARIRNVARHVKREVDAGHEVAVVVSAMAGKTNELVGWTREASPMHDAREYDAVVASGEQVTAGLLAITLQNMGVHARSWQGWQIPIKTDNAHGAARILEIDGAFLIKRFGEGQVAVVAGFQGIGPDNRIATLGRGGSDTSAVAIAAAVKADRCDIYTDVDGVYTTDPRIEPKARRLSKISFEEMLEMASLGAKVLQVRSVELAMVHRVRTFVRSSFDDPDAPGMGDLLNPPGTLICDEEEIVEQQVVTGIAYAKDEAQISLRRVGDRPGVAAGIFGPLAEANINVDMIVQNISEDGKFTDMTFTVPSGDVDKALAVLERLKASIGYDVVQSEAGMSKVSVIGIGMRSHAGVAATAFKALADKAINIRAITTSEIKISILIDGPYTELAVRTLHSVYGLDKQ; from the coding sequence ATGGCGCGCATCGTGATGAAATTCGGCGGAACCTCCGTCGCCGACATCGCCCGCATCCGCAATGTGGCGCGTCACGTCAAACGCGAGGTCGATGCCGGCCATGAGGTCGCTGTCGTGGTTTCGGCGATGGCGGGCAAGACCAATGAACTGGTTGGCTGGACGCGCGAAGCCTCGCCCATGCACGACGCGCGCGAGTATGACGCCGTGGTCGCCTCGGGCGAGCAGGTGACTGCCGGCCTGCTGGCGATCACACTGCAGAATATGGGCGTCCATGCCCGCTCCTGGCAGGGCTGGCAGATCCCGATCAAGACCGACAACGCGCATGGCGCGGCGCGCATCCTCGAAATTGACGGTGCGTTCCTGATCAAGCGCTTCGGCGAGGGCCAGGTGGCTGTCGTCGCCGGCTTCCAGGGCATCGGCCCGGACAACCGCATCGCCACGCTCGGCCGCGGCGGCTCCGACACAAGCGCGGTGGCCATTGCCGCGGCGGTCAAGGCCGACCGCTGCGACATCTACACCGATGTCGACGGCGTCTACACCACCGATCCGCGCATCGAGCCGAAGGCGCGGCGGCTCAGCAAGATTTCGTTCGAGGAAATGCTCGAAATGGCCTCGCTCGGCGCCAAGGTCTTGCAGGTGCGCTCGGTCGAGCTTGCCATGGTGCACAGGGTGCGTACGTTCGTGCGGTCGTCCTTCGACGATCCCGATGCGCCCGGAATGGGGGATTTGCTCAATCCTCCGGGAACGCTTATTTGCGACGAGGAAGAGATCGTGGAACAGCAGGTCGTCACCGGAATTGCCTACGCCAAGGACGAAGCGCAGATTTCTCTGCGCCGCGTTGGCGACCGCCCGGGCGTTGCCGCCGGCATTTTCGGCCCGCTGGCCGAGGCCAACATCAATGTCGACATGATCGTCCAGAACATCTCAGAGGACGGCAAGTTCACCGACATGACCTTCACCGTGCCGTCCGGCGACGTGGACAAGGCGCTGGCCGTGCTGGAGCGTCTGAAGGCTTCGATCGGCTATGACGTGGTGCAGTCGGAAGCCGGCATGTCGAAGGTTTCGGTCATCGGCATCGGCATGCGCAGCCATGCCGGTGTGGCCGCCACCGCTTTCAAGGCGCTGGCCGACAAGGCGATCAACATCCGCGCCATCACCACCTCCGAGATCAAGATTTCGATACTGATCGACGGTCCCTACACGGAACTCGCGGTTCGCACTTTGCATTCCGTGTACGGTCTGGATAAGCAGTAG